CTCACTGTTATCTTTTCTTATCCCATGCTTCTCCCAAAACTTTTCCGCCTCCATGACATCTTTTTGATCAGGGGGCACTTCACAGTAACCCATTGAAAACTCCCGGTCTAAATCTGAACGCGCCCGGTTCGCATAATTTACGCCCCAATCAACAAAAGCCGGGGTAATACCGGTAATCGCAGCAGCACCGGCACACGCTGCGCCGGCGGTCTTAAACATGGGCCTCAAGATCCATTTTACCAACCAACGCCCCCATGCAGGAACCATCTCCAGGAATATGTCCGGCCACAAGTCACGCACGTCGAGAACGACGGGGACACCTTTTTTCTTCCCATACTCCGTTGCAACCAAACTCAATTCTAATGTCGGCAGAGAGCATAAAATGATGTCGGGCTTCTGCTCTTGTTCTGCCATAATTGCAAATTTACGTGCTATTCCATAGTGATTTATAATACGGCGAAGCGAAACATTTTTCTTGTATTCTACCGAATGCAACAAATTAATCCGAAAACGATTATTTATATCGATCGAAGTGTCAATATCAAACCTTTGTTTCTTCCTGGTATGATCAAAAGTGGAAGACCACCAAACTACTTCATGACCTTTTGCCACCAATAAGTTTGCCAATATACCTGTGCGAAGAAGCCTGTCACCGGCCTCATCTATCGGCAGCGGTTCTCCTACAGTAATCAACCAAACGCGCATGGCGCACCTCTTACAATATTTTCGCCGGACCTATAACTCCAAAAGGATATATAGAGCATATTAAGTTATGCTCCAACCACGTGCGCGCCCACGAGGCCCCTCTGTCGAAACGCGTTACGGCTGTCCACAATAAGCGAAGCCCCATTGTGGATCATCTCATACGGGAACATAGAATGGTCTGTTGCCACCAAAACAGCGTCGTAT
Above is a window of Dehalococcoidia bacterium DNA encoding:
- a CDS encoding glycosyltransferase WbuB, with the protein product MRVWLITVGEPLPIDEAGDRLLRTGILANLLVAKGHEVVWWSSTFDHTRKKQRFDIDTSIDINNRFRINLLHSVEYKKNVSLRRIINHYGIARKFAIMAEQEQKPDIILCSLPTLELSLVATEYGKKKGVPVVLDVRDLWPDIFLEMVPAWGRWLVKWILRPMFKTAGAACAGAAAITGITPAFVDWGVNYANRARSDLDREFSMGYCEVPPDQKDVMEAEKFWEKHGIRKDNSEFIACFFGAMGRQFELGTIIEAARKLKKQNRSFRFILCGSGDNFAYYKNLAIDCDNVVFPGWVGAAEIWTLMRIASVGLAPYLSVQNFTMNLPNKPLEYLSAGLPVVSSLNGVLRDLLFTYDCGVTYANGNSDDLVSILVNLYDHPERLRKISENAHALYKEKFIAEKVYNNMISHLELVCE